TACTCCTCTCTCTGGAACCAATCAGTGGCAAGGCCAGAGGTCACCACTATATCAGCTCTGCAGTCAGACATAACTTATTCGAAAACAGCTGCAACAAGTATTCAGAGGTTTTACAGCAGAACAActtttgaagacattttaaactgGATTTCAAAGCATCTTCTGCAGTCATGGCACCGATTTTACTTAACTGTATGGGGAGTGACCACAGTGAGTATATCAAGTAAGTATTTGGGAACCTCAACTAAGCTTGGACTTGTTTCTTGTTGCTCCTCAAAATCAAGTGTAATTGTGTTAATCCATTCAGAGCATATACTTAGTCCTTAGGATTCACTTAAGCAATCTGTCCATTTAATAATATTCTGTACTATATTGCTCTTAGACAACATGTCCAAGTGAAAAATCCCTACTTGGACACCATGGAGGAGGATATTCTCTACCACTTCAGCTTGAGCACCAAGACTCACAACCTTCCAGAAATGTTTGGAGATATTAAGGTTTGTGAAatgcaacttaaaaaaaaacctaattttGGGTTTACAATTTCGAAAGCTAGAAAACAGAATTCACTAgtcttctttctctgtttttcccatagtttgtgtgtgttggtggcaGTGCAAATCGAATGAAGGCTTTTGCCCAGTTCATCCACCAGGAGCTGAAACTGCCTGGAAACCCAGAGGAGATCAGAGATATCTGTGAGGGAACTGATCGCTACTGCATGTATAAAGTGGGACCAGTGCTCTCTATAAGTGTAAATATTACTTAACCAGTTTTTACAGAACAATAATATATACTAGTAGGCGTTAATAGCTAGTACTTTAAATATTGCATTActggtttaaaaatgttaataatgttttttatatgtAATTTCCATCCTGATCTTGTTTCCATCACAGCATGGCATGGGTGTCCCTTCCATCTCCATCATGCTGCACGAGCTCATCAAACTGCTCCACCATGCTCAGAGCCGTGACGTGGTCGTGTTTCGCCTTGGAACATCTGGTGGAGTCGGTAAGtgcattgtattttttgttttgaaagtgaAAAACGTTTTCAAATGAAGCTTTCCTCTATCCTGGCTATCAGACaatgactttaaaacaaaatagattTAAATTTCTGCCTGGTGTCATctccaggcctggctccagggacAGTGGTGATCACGGATAAAGCAGTGGACTACTCCTTCCGCCCCCAGTTTGAGCAGGTGGTTCTGGGTAAAGTTATCATCAGGAGCACTGAGCTGGACAAGGGAGTGGTCAGTGAGCTTCTGCAGTGCTCTTCTGAGCTTCAAAACATTCCAACAGTGATTGGAAACACCATGTGCACCCATGACTTTTATGAAGGTATGAATAGCATCTCACACTCAGGTTGTCTGTGATCACATTtgcaaatcattttttaatcaccCCGTCCCACATGAGGCGTACAGGCAAGAACGTCCACAGCTCAAAACCATCGGTCAGGTAGTGACAAATCGTGTGCTGTGTCTCTCTAGGTCAAGGCCGACTTGACGGAGCTCTCTGCTCCTTCTCTCGTGAAGAAAAACTGGAGTATCTGAGGAAAGCTTACGAAGCCGGAGTGAGGAATATTGAAATGGAGTCCACCGTATTCGCTGCTATGTGCCGCGTCTGTGGCCTCAAAggtattgtttttgttacaaAATGTAGAACATTCTGTACAGTGGCACAGCTTATTGACTGGTTTGGGGATACAATCTGTCAAGTAGATATTGGTCGACATAAGTTGTACAGAATTCCGAATAGATAGATACGTGTCTCCCTTCTACTGATTTATAATCTGACCCACTGATGTCCCACTTTAGTATATACTATATGACATATGATATGATAATCTCCCCTTTCTCTCCAGCGGCTGTGGTCTGT
This Siniperca chuatsi isolate FFG_IHB_CAS linkage group LG12, ASM2008510v1, whole genome shotgun sequence DNA region includes the following protein-coding sequences:
- the upp2 gene encoding uridine phosphorylase 2, whose amino-acid sequence is MAPILLNCMGSDHSEYIKQHVQVKNPYLDTMEEDILYHFSLSTKTHNLPEMFGDIKFVCVGGSANRMKAFAQFIHQELKLPGNPEEIRDICEGTDRYCMYKVGPVLSISHGMGVPSISIMLHELIKLLHHAQSRDVVVFRLGTSGGVGLAPGTVVITDKAVDYSFRPQFEQVVLGKVIIRSTELDKGVVSELLQCSSELQNIPTVIGNTMCTHDFYEGQGRLDGALCSFSREEKLEYLRKAYEAGVRNIEMESTVFAAMCRVCGLKAAVVCVALLNRFEGDQITSSHDVLVEYQQRPQVLVSHFIKKHLGLIV